From Acidipropionibacterium acidipropionici, one genomic window encodes:
- a CDS encoding type II toxin-antitoxin system VapC family toxin codes for MIVDTSALVAVLTGEPDAEHLLDVMIGADRLALSAASLVEASVVLEARAGSEAVADLHALLADLDTEVLPCDETQAITAAQAWSRFGKGRHPAALNLGDLFSYAAAITQGESLLFKGDDFPQTDIVVADR; via the coding sequence ATGATCGTCGACACGTCTGCCCTGGTGGCCGTACTCACAGGAGAGCCCGACGCCGAGCACCTGCTTGACGTCATGATCGGCGCCGACCGCCTGGCATTGAGCGCCGCCAGCCTGGTTGAGGCTTCTGTCGTTCTCGAGGCACGCGCTGGATCCGAGGCGGTGGCCGATCTTCACGCGCTACTGGCCGACCTCGACACGGAAGTCCTGCCGTGTGACGAGACCCAGGCGATCACAGCAGCTCAGGCATGGAGCCGTTTCGGGAAGGGGCGTCACCCTGCTGCGCTGAACCTCGGCGACTTGTTCTCATATGCCGCCGCAATTACTCAGGGAGAGTCACTTCTCTTCAAGGGCGACGACTTCCCACAAACCGACATCGTGGTAGCCGATCGGTGA
- a CDS encoding type II toxin-antitoxin system VapB family antitoxin — translation MALNIKDPDTDRLARELAEETGETLTSALHAALAERLTRVRRQHRVSSRPDLHHYIERARARAVLDDRDADEIIGYDENGLPR, via the coding sequence ATGGCGCTCAACATCAAGGACCCGGACACCGACCGGCTGGCCCGTGAACTTGCAGAGGAGACCGGCGAGACCCTCACCTCTGCGCTGCACGCCGCCCTGGCTGAACGCTTGACACGAGTGCGCCGTCAGCACCGGGTCTCCTCCCGGCCCGATCTGCATCACTACATCGAACGCGCGCGAGCCAGGGCCGTGCTCGATGATCGCGACGCCGACGAGATCATCGGCTATGACGAGAACGGCCTGCCACGATGA
- the purD gene encoding phosphoribosylamine--glycine ligase translates to MTVLILGSGGREHAIALAVSNDPQVGAVHVAPGNPGTASFAVNHPVDASDADAVVALAREISADLVVVGPEAPLVAGVADAVRAAGIDCFGPSREAARLEGSKAFAKEIMTAAGVPTAEAVACSSVEEAEAALDRFGAPHVVKDDGLAAGKGVVVTSDRAEALAHARHCIESGHPIVIEDYLKGPEVSLFAICDGTRALPLQPAQDFKRVGDGGTGPNTGGMGAYTPLPWAPADLVETVTTSIITPTLTEMNRRGTPFQGLLYVGLSLTSQGPRVVEFNVRFGDPETQPLLSMIESPLAQVMRAAAKGDLSAFDDGLEFRRGFAVGVVLASEGYPGEVTTGREIQGALASDGGSDPDIIQAGTALDGDRLVSAGGRVLVALGHGETLTGARQAAYARIGRITLEGGFHRGDIALTAAEEEAFTALSEPKGSLGDPGANS, encoded by the coding sequence ATGACAGTCCTCATCCTGGGCTCGGGGGGTCGCGAGCACGCGATCGCCCTGGCCGTCTCCAATGATCCGCAGGTCGGTGCGGTCCATGTGGCCCCGGGGAATCCCGGAACGGCCTCATTCGCCGTCAACCACCCCGTCGACGCCTCCGACGCCGACGCAGTGGTGGCCCTGGCCCGTGAGATCTCCGCCGACCTGGTCGTCGTCGGCCCCGAGGCCCCGCTGGTCGCCGGGGTGGCCGACGCCGTGCGGGCGGCCGGCATCGACTGCTTCGGTCCGAGCCGAGAGGCGGCCCGCCTGGAGGGCTCCAAGGCCTTCGCCAAGGAGATCATGACGGCCGCCGGGGTGCCGACCGCCGAGGCCGTGGCCTGCAGCAGCGTCGAAGAGGCCGAGGCCGCACTGGACCGGTTCGGCGCCCCCCACGTCGTCAAGGACGACGGGCTGGCCGCCGGCAAGGGAGTCGTGGTCACCTCGGACCGGGCCGAGGCCCTGGCCCACGCCCGGCACTGCATCGAGTCCGGGCATCCGATCGTCATCGAGGACTACCTCAAGGGACCGGAGGTGAGCCTCTTCGCGATCTGCGACGGCACCCGCGCCCTCCCACTCCAGCCCGCCCAGGACTTCAAACGGGTCGGCGACGGCGGCACCGGCCCCAACACCGGCGGCATGGGCGCCTACACGCCGCTGCCGTGGGCCCCCGCCGATCTGGTCGAGACGGTCACGACGTCGATCATCACCCCCACTCTCACCGAGATGAATCGCCGCGGCACCCCCTTCCAGGGGCTGCTCTACGTGGGGCTGTCGCTCACCTCCCAGGGCCCCCGCGTCGTCGAGTTCAACGTCCGCTTCGGCGACCCGGAGACCCAGCCCCTGCTGTCGATGATCGAGTCCCCGCTGGCCCAGGTGATGCGCGCCGCCGCCAAGGGCGATCTCAGCGCCTTCGACGACGGCCTGGAGTTCCGCCGCGGATTCGCCGTCGGCGTCGTGCTGGCCTCCGAGGGATACCCCGGAGAGGTCACCACCGGGCGCGAGATCCAGGGGGCCCTGGCCTCCGACGGCGGCTCGGACCCTGACATCATCCAGGCCGGTACGGCCCTGGACGGGGACCGGCTCGTCTCGGCGGGCGGCCGCGTGCTGGTGGCCCTGGGCCACGGCGAGACCCTCACCGGGGCCCGCCAGGCCGCCTACGCCCGTATCGGGAGAATCACCCTCGAGGGAGGTTTCCACCGCGGGGACATCGCGCTGACCGCCGCCGAAGAGGAGGCCTTCACCGCCCTGTCGGAGCCGAAGGGCTCGCTCGGCGATCCCGGCGCCAATTCCTGA
- the purB gene encoding adenylosuccinate lyase, with protein MSVPNVLATRYASPQMREIWSPENKIKAERRLWIAVLEAQIELGVGLGDDDPAQVLADYRAAVDHVDLDSIARREAITRHDVKARIEEFNALAGHEHIHKGMTSRDLTENIEQHQVLTSLNLVRDRMVATLAQLSRLAGEYADQPIAGRSHNVAAQVTTLGKRFGTVIDEMLVAYQRVEGLIDHYPARGIKGPMGTSQDMLDLLDGDAAKLAELEHRIAAHLGFNHVLTSTGQIYPRSLDFDVVSALVQVASGPSDLATSIRLMAGNELVTEGFKPGQVGSSAMPHKMNARSCERVNGFLVVLRGYLTMVTGLAGVQWNEGDVSCSVVRRIALPDAFYAIDGMFETFLTILTDFGAFPAVIEAELSRYLPFLTTTKVLMACVRAGVGREDAHEAIKENAVGLALEMRETGSTRNNLFERLAADDRIPLTSDQLEHLVSEPLELTGGARDQVAVLVEKVGRIVADHPRAARYLPGKVL; from the coding sequence GTGAGCGTGCCCAATGTCCTGGCGACCCGATACGCATCCCCGCAGATGCGCGAGATCTGGTCCCCGGAGAACAAGATCAAGGCCGAACGCAGGCTGTGGATCGCCGTCCTGGAGGCCCAGATCGAGCTGGGTGTCGGGCTGGGCGATGACGATCCCGCCCAGGTGCTGGCCGACTACCGGGCCGCCGTCGACCACGTCGACCTGGACTCCATCGCCCGCCGCGAGGCGATCACCCGCCACGACGTCAAGGCCCGGATCGAGGAGTTCAACGCGCTGGCCGGCCATGAGCACATCCACAAGGGGATGACGAGCCGCGACCTCACCGAGAACATCGAGCAGCACCAGGTGCTCACCTCATTGAATCTGGTGCGCGACCGGATGGTGGCGACTCTGGCGCAGCTCTCCCGGTTGGCCGGCGAGTACGCCGACCAGCCGATCGCAGGGCGCTCCCACAACGTCGCCGCCCAGGTCACCACGCTGGGCAAGCGCTTCGGCACCGTCATCGACGAGATGCTGGTCGCCTACCAGCGCGTCGAGGGGCTCATCGACCACTACCCGGCGCGCGGCATCAAGGGCCCGATGGGCACCTCTCAGGACATGCTCGACCTGCTCGACGGCGACGCCGCCAAGCTCGCCGAGCTGGAGCACCGGATCGCCGCGCACCTGGGCTTCAACCACGTGCTCACCTCCACAGGGCAGATCTACCCCAGGTCTCTGGACTTCGACGTCGTCTCGGCCCTGGTCCAGGTGGCGTCCGGCCCTTCCGACCTGGCGACCTCGATCCGCCTGATGGCCGGCAATGAGCTGGTCACCGAGGGATTCAAGCCCGGCCAGGTGGGCTCCTCGGCGATGCCGCACAAGATGAACGCCCGCTCCTGCGAGCGGGTCAACGGCTTCCTGGTGGTGCTGCGCGGCTATCTCACGATGGTCACCGGGCTGGCCGGGGTGCAGTGGAACGAGGGGGACGTCTCCTGCTCGGTGGTGCGCCGCATCGCCCTGCCCGACGCCTTCTACGCCATCGACGGGATGTTCGAGACCTTCCTCACCATCCTCACCGACTTCGGAGCCTTCCCGGCGGTCATCGAGGCCGAGCTGTCGCGCTACCTTCCCTTCCTCACCACCACCAAGGTGCTGATGGCCTGCGTGCGGGCCGGGGTGGGACGCGAGGATGCCCACGAGGCCATCAAGGAGAACGCGGTGGGTCTGGCCCTGGAGATGCGCGAGACCGGATCGACCCGCAACAACCTCTTCGAGCGGCTGGCGGCCGACGACCGCATCCCGCTGACCAGCGACCAGCTGGAGCATCTGGTGAGCGAACCGCTCGAGTTGACCGGGGGAGCGCGGGATCAGGTGGCGGTCCTCGTCGAGAAGGTCGGCCGGATCGTCGCCGACCATCCCCGGGCCGCCCGCTACCTGCCCGGCAAGGTGCTCTGA
- a CDS encoding hydrogen peroxide-inducible genes activator — protein sequence MNLRQLEYLAALAEEHHFGRAATRCGVSQPTLSSQLRRLEVELGGPLVSRGTSAEPTELGTRVIGPTRHILALAADICAIGEESRAGSAPVSGILRVGIFPTLASSLLPHLLDGMGRSAPGVRVQVVEQKTTQLFDMLARGALDVALVASEIDDPRLSAQPVFREDFLLALPAGDPMATAPGPIEAAALRGSDVMLMSEGHCLRDQVLEVCAQSRAGVQKDVHADSMATLWQLVAAGIGRTLVPRMAVSPPMAPDPRVVLREFTAPRPHRDVSLCGRPAVLERRTVRALDAVLRDLPQGLTTPLGPVPTA from the coding sequence ATGAATCTGCGCCAGCTGGAGTACCTGGCGGCCCTGGCCGAGGAGCACCACTTCGGCAGGGCCGCCACCCGCTGCGGGGTGAGCCAACCGACCCTGTCATCCCAGCTACGGCGCCTCGAGGTGGAACTCGGCGGCCCGCTGGTGAGCCGGGGAACCTCCGCCGAACCCACCGAGCTCGGCACCCGGGTGATCGGCCCGACCCGCCACATCCTGGCCCTGGCCGCAGACATCTGCGCCATCGGCGAGGAATCCCGTGCGGGATCGGCACCGGTGAGCGGCATACTGCGGGTGGGCATCTTCCCCACTCTGGCCTCCTCACTGCTCCCGCACCTGCTGGACGGTATGGGCCGGTCGGCCCCGGGCGTCCGGGTGCAGGTGGTCGAGCAGAAGACCACCCAGCTGTTCGACATGCTTGCCCGCGGGGCGCTGGACGTCGCCCTGGTGGCGTCCGAGATCGACGATCCCCGGCTGTCGGCCCAGCCCGTCTTCCGGGAGGACTTCCTCCTCGCGCTGCCGGCCGGTGATCCGATGGCCACGGCTCCGGGGCCGATCGAGGCCGCCGCGCTGCGCGGCAGTGACGTGATGCTCATGTCGGAGGGTCACTGCCTGCGCGACCAGGTGCTCGAGGTGTGCGCGCAGTCGAGGGCCGGCGTCCAGAAGGACGTGCACGCCGACTCGATGGCCACCCTGTGGCAACTGGTGGCCGCCGGCATCGGCCGCACCCTGGTCCCCCGGATGGCGGTGAGCCCGCCGATGGCGCCGGATCCGCGCGTCGTGCTGCGCGAATTCACCGCGCCCAGGCCGCACCGCGACGTCAGCCTGTGCGGCCGCCCCGCCGTCCTGGAACGCCGCACCGTCCGTGCCCTGGACGCGGTGCTGCGCGATCTGCCCCAAGGACTGACGACCCCCTTGGGGCCGGTGCCCACAGCCTAA
- the ahpF gene encoding alkyl hydroperoxide reductase subunit F: MLDSALTHQLADYLEMTTEPVALVPSPGEGRKSSQMMELLGEIAALSDDVTVTEPVADPRTPSFAITRPGTGISVRFAGLPMGHEFTSLVLALLQVGGVPVKEDPALIDAVRSVKGHHEFTTYMSLTCQNCPTVVQALNAMSIINPNIRHTAVEGGTFKAEVDDLGIQSVPAIHLDGREWGSGRMTMADILEKLDSSAAGQAAEDLSGRDPYDVLVVGGGPAGAAAAVYAARKGIRTAMVGDRIGGQVLDTDAIENLISVPHTTGPRLAAALGAHVAEYGVDTIERQRAEELIPAGPDGLTAVRFTGGQLRARSVILATGARWRHLGVPGEDEYRTRGVTYCPHCDGPLFAGKDVAVVGGGNSGIEAAIDLAGVARHVTVVEFLDDLKADAVLLEALGKLPNASVIASARTTRVIGDGAHVTGLEYEDRTTGRTGSLDVEGIFVQIGLLPNTEWLGDAVKLTRRGEIVVDARKATSVPGVYAAGDCTTQPYKQIIISMGAGAMASLAAFDHLIRSAGAAGTIPTPLAQAS, encoded by the coding sequence TTGCTTGACTCCGCCCTCACCCACCAGCTCGCCGACTACCTGGAGATGACCACCGAGCCGGTGGCTCTGGTCCCCTCCCCCGGGGAGGGGAGGAAGTCCAGCCAGATGATGGAACTGCTCGGCGAGATCGCTGCTCTCAGCGACGACGTCACCGTCACCGAACCCGTCGCCGACCCCCGCACCCCGTCCTTCGCCATCACCCGGCCCGGAACCGGCATCTCCGTGCGCTTCGCCGGACTGCCGATGGGCCACGAGTTCACCTCCCTGGTGCTGGCCCTGCTCCAGGTCGGAGGGGTCCCGGTCAAGGAGGATCCCGCCCTGATCGACGCCGTGCGAAGCGTCAAGGGGCATCACGAGTTCACCACCTACATGTCGCTCACCTGCCAGAACTGCCCCACCGTCGTGCAGGCCCTCAACGCCATGAGCATCATCAACCCCAACATCCGCCACACCGCCGTGGAGGGCGGCACCTTCAAGGCCGAGGTCGACGACCTCGGCATCCAGTCGGTGCCCGCCATCCACCTCGACGGCCGGGAGTGGGGATCGGGCCGGATGACGATGGCCGACATCCTGGAGAAGCTCGACTCCTCGGCCGCCGGGCAGGCCGCCGAGGACCTGTCCGGGCGCGACCCCTACGACGTCCTGGTCGTGGGTGGTGGCCCGGCCGGTGCAGCGGCCGCCGTCTACGCCGCCCGCAAGGGCATCCGCACCGCCATGGTGGGCGACCGGATCGGCGGGCAGGTGCTCGACACCGACGCCATCGAGAACCTCATCTCGGTCCCCCACACCACCGGGCCCCGGCTGGCCGCGGCGCTCGGCGCCCACGTCGCCGAGTACGGCGTCGACACCATCGAGCGCCAGCGAGCCGAGGAGCTCATCCCCGCAGGCCCGGACGGCCTGACCGCCGTACGGTTCACCGGCGGGCAGCTGCGCGCGAGGTCGGTCATCCTGGCCACCGGAGCCCGCTGGCGCCATCTGGGGGTCCCCGGCGAGGACGAGTACCGCACCAGGGGCGTCACCTACTGCCCCCACTGCGACGGCCCCCTGTTCGCCGGCAAGGACGTCGCCGTGGTCGGAGGCGGCAACTCGGGCATCGAGGCCGCCATCGACCTGGCAGGGGTCGCGCGTCACGTGACCGTCGTCGAATTCCTGGACGACCTCAAGGCCGACGCCGTCCTGCTGGAAGCACTCGGCAAGCTGCCCAACGCCAGCGTCATCGCCTCGGCCCGGACCACCCGGGTGATCGGCGACGGGGCCCATGTCACCGGCCTCGAGTACGAGGACCGCACCACCGGCCGGACCGGCAGCCTGGATGTCGAGGGAATCTTCGTCCAGATCGGCCTGCTGCCCAACACCGAATGGCTCGGCGATGCGGTCAAGCTCACCCGCCGCGGTGAGATCGTGGTGGACGCCCGCAAGGCCACCTCGGTGCCCGGCGTCTACGCCGCCGGGGACTGCACCACCCAGCCGTACAAGCAGATCATCATCTCGATGGGGGCAGGGGCGATGGCCTCGCTGGCCGCCTTCGACCATCTGATCCGCTCGGCCGGTGCCGCGGGCACCATCCCGACTCCGCTCGCCCAGGCGTCCTGA
- the ahpC gene encoding alkyl hydroperoxide reductase subunit C — MSLINTTIHPFAVSGYRGGQFVDVSEADIAGRWAIFFFYPGDFTFVCPTELGDLADHYGELQQMGVDVYSVSTDSHFVHKAWHTDSDTVSKVQYTMLGDPNMVLTRNFDVEREGAGQADRATFLVDPQGVIQFYELTAEGIGRNAEELVRKVKAAQYIAAHPGEVCPAKWEEGDDTLAPSIDLVGKI; from the coding sequence ATGAGCCTGATCAACACGACAATCCATCCCTTCGCGGTGAGCGGGTACCGCGGAGGCCAGTTCGTCGACGTCTCCGAGGCCGACATCGCCGGACGGTGGGCGATCTTCTTCTTCTACCCGGGCGACTTCACCTTCGTCTGCCCCACCGAACTCGGCGACCTCGCCGACCACTACGGCGAGCTCCAGCAGATGGGCGTCGACGTGTACTCGGTCTCCACCGACTCGCACTTCGTCCACAAGGCCTGGCACACCGACTCCGACACGGTCTCGAAGGTGCAGTACACCATGCTGGGCGATCCCAACATGGTCCTCACCCGCAACTTCGACGTGGAGCGTGAGGGCGCCGGGCAGGCCGACCGGGCCACCTTCCTCGTCGACCCCCAGGGCGTCATCCAGTTCTACGAGCTCACCGCCGAGGGCATCGGCCGCAACGCCGAAGAACTGGTCCGCAAGGTCAAGGCCGCCCAGTACATCGCCGCCCACCCGGGCGAGGTCTGCCCCGCCAAGTGGGAGGAGGGCGACGACACCCTCGCCCCGTCGATCGACCTCGTCGGGAAGATCTGA
- a CDS encoding phosphoribosylaminoimidazolesuccinocarboxamide synthase: protein MTSADDLGLPLLSEGKVRRLYRLPDQPGRLLMVATDRISAYDHILSPDIPDKGKVLTGISLWWFGQLADVVENHLVSTDVPEAVAGRAMVVEELEMFPVECVVRGYLTGSGWAEYQKTRSVCGIELPGGLKDGSRLPEPIFTPATKAEYGEHDENIDFDTLVGIVGADVAAELRRLSLAIYAKAEQIARDRGIILADTKVEFGRRADGTIVLGDEVLTPDSSRFWDARDWHPGGKNPSFDKQFVRDWLTFGSGWNSKSEEKPPVLPDSVVAATRKRYLEAWSMLTGIADPLAGTNAEEQPPVEETAEQQSVEATEAPADAAGDVAAEADVAEAAAAPADVAPETAQVSTRPEPTIDPAGGPEPAAELESAAEPEPTSTIEESTETGDGPDKIDAMARVVVEVMPKPEILDPQGKAITGALGRLGHDGLTVRQGKRFEITGEGVAERLDEIRAIAEEMLANTVIESFDVRVEG, encoded by the coding sequence ATGACCTCTGCCGATGATCTCGGGCTTCCTCTGCTCAGCGAGGGCAAGGTGCGCCGCCTGTACCGTCTGCCCGATCAGCCAGGCCGGCTACTGATGGTCGCCACCGACCGGATCAGCGCCTACGACCACATTCTCAGCCCCGACATCCCGGACAAGGGGAAGGTGCTCACGGGTATCTCTCTGTGGTGGTTCGGCCAGCTGGCCGACGTCGTCGAGAACCACCTGGTCTCCACCGACGTCCCGGAGGCCGTCGCCGGGCGCGCGATGGTCGTCGAGGAACTGGAGATGTTCCCGGTCGAGTGCGTGGTCCGCGGCTACCTCACCGGGTCGGGCTGGGCCGAGTACCAGAAGACCCGCTCGGTGTGCGGTATCGAGCTGCCCGGCGGGCTCAAGGACGGGTCGCGGCTGCCCGAACCGATCTTCACCCCGGCCACCAAGGCCGAGTACGGCGAGCACGACGAGAACATCGACTTCGACACCCTGGTCGGCATCGTCGGAGCCGACGTCGCCGCCGAGCTGAGGCGCCTGTCCCTGGCGATCTACGCCAAGGCCGAGCAGATCGCCCGGGACCGCGGCATCATTCTGGCCGACACGAAGGTGGAGTTCGGACGCCGCGCCGACGGCACCATCGTGCTCGGCGACGAGGTGCTGACCCCCGACTCCTCGCGCTTCTGGGACGCCCGCGACTGGCATCCGGGCGGCAAGAACCCCTCCTTCGACAAGCAGTTCGTCCGCGACTGGCTGACCTTCGGCTCGGGCTGGAACTCCAAGTCCGAGGAGAAGCCCCCGGTGCTGCCCGACAGTGTGGTGGCCGCCACCCGGAAGCGGTACCTGGAGGCGTGGTCGATGCTCACCGGAATCGCCGATCCGCTCGCCGGCACCAATGCGGAGGAGCAGCCGCCTGTTGAGGAGACCGCCGAGCAGCAGTCGGTCGAGGCGACCGAAGCACCGGCGGATGCTGCTGGCGACGTCGCCGCTGAGGCCGACGTCGCCGAGGCCGCGGCTGCTCCCGCCGATGTCGCTCCCGAGACTGCACAGGTCTCCACCCGGCCCGAGCCGACCATCGATCCGGCAGGAGGGCCCGAGCCGGCAGCAGAGCTGGAGTCGGCAGCGGAGCCCGAGCCGACGTCCACCATTGAGGAGTCCACCGAGACCGGCGACGGGCCCGATAAGATCGACGCCATGGCACGTGTTGTGGTGGAGGTCATGCCCAAGCCGGAGATCCTCGACCCTCAGGGCAAGGCCATCACAGGCGCCCTGGGCAGGCTGGGACATGACGGACTGACGGTCCGGCAGGGCAAGCGCTTCGAGATCACCGGCGAGGGGGTCGCCGAGCGTCTCGACGAGATCCGCGCGATCGCCGAGGAGATGCTGGCCAACACGGTCATCGAGTCCTTCGACGTGCGCGTGGAGGGCTGA
- the purQ gene encoding phosphoribosylformylglycinamidine synthase subunit PurQ: protein MAARIGVVTFPGSLDDADAARAVRLGGAQPVELWHGSDDLQGVDAVILPGGFSYGDYLRAGAIASLSTVMRSVSAAAAKGLPVLGICNGFQVLCEAHLLPGTLMRNEQRRFHCSVQELVVESVDTVWTCDFATGDHINIAAKHGEGNYVADEATLAAIEANNQVVFRYVDNPNGSDHDIAGVTNEAGNVVGLMPHPEHSVEALTGGSTDGLTFISSVLKFLSVQV, encoded by the coding sequence ATGGCGGCACGGATCGGAGTGGTGACCTTCCCCGGGTCGCTGGATGACGCCGACGCGGCCCGCGCGGTGCGCCTCGGCGGGGCGCAGCCGGTGGAGTTGTGGCACGGCTCCGACGACCTCCAGGGGGTGGACGCCGTCATCCTTCCGGGCGGCTTCTCCTACGGGGACTACCTGCGGGCGGGGGCCATCGCCTCCCTGTCCACGGTGATGCGCTCGGTGAGCGCGGCCGCCGCCAAGGGCCTGCCGGTGCTGGGCATCTGCAACGGCTTCCAGGTGCTGTGCGAGGCCCACCTGCTGCCGGGCACCCTCATGCGCAACGAGCAGCGCCGGTTCCACTGCTCGGTCCAGGAGCTGGTCGTCGAGAGCGTGGACACCGTCTGGACCTGCGATTTCGCCACCGGCGACCACATCAACATCGCCGCCAAGCACGGCGAGGGCAACTATGTGGCGGACGAGGCCACCCTGGCGGCCATCGAGGCCAACAACCAGGTGGTCTTCCGCTACGTCGACAATCCCAACGGATCCGACCACGACATCGCCGGCGTCACCAATGAGGCCGGGAACGTGGTGGGCCTGATGCCCCATCCCGAGCACTCCGTGGAGGCTCTCACCGGTGGCTCCACCGACGGTCTCACCTTCATCTCCTCGGTGCTGAAGTTCCTGTCGGTCCAGGTCTGA
- a CDS encoding nitrite/sulfite reductase: protein MPTRTPTRDQGQWAVSGRSPLNSDEVLKQEADGLTSRDRVISTYSKEGFGSISQEDLFARLKWWGVYTQRKQGIDGHRTASLTPNELSDDTFMMRVRIDGGQLTTEQTKVLGALSHEFGRDTADITDRQNIQYHWIRIEDVPEIWERLEAVGLRTTEACGDVPRGFLGSPVAGIAADEIIDPTPTIRGIVDQWIGSPEFSNLPRKFKTAVTGHPSIDIPHEINDISFVGVVHPELGPGYDVWVGGALATTPKLAKRLGVWVSQEEAPEVWHGVVSIFRDYGYRLRRTHARLKFLVEDWGPEKFRQVLEDEYLHRKLHDGPAAHPDGSPDDHIGVHAQKDGNVYIGFAPTVGRLSGPKLTAIAEAAEKAGSHRIRLTPYQKLLVLDVLPERADELVAELQQLGLQAHPSSFRRATMACSGIEFCKLAFVETKGLAARTVDELERRFAGETIEPPITLNINGCPNSCARFQVADIGLKGQIIKGEFGFQVHLGGRLETGRHLDESRLGRTVRGLKVTSEELPDYVERVVRSFLAHREEGQDFAHWAIEAPEEQLA, encoded by the coding sequence ATGCCGACTCGTACTCCCACCCGTGACCAGGGTCAATGGGCGGTGTCCGGGCGCTCCCCGCTCAACTCCGACGAGGTGCTCAAACAGGAGGCCGACGGGCTGACGTCCCGGGACCGGGTCATCAGCACCTACTCCAAAGAGGGATTCGGCTCCATCAGCCAGGAGGATCTCTTCGCCCGGCTGAAGTGGTGGGGGGTCTACACCCAGCGCAAGCAGGGCATCGACGGTCACCGGACCGCGAGCCTGACCCCCAACGAGCTGTCCGACGACACCTTCATGATGCGGGTCCGCATCGACGGCGGCCAGCTCACCACCGAGCAGACGAAGGTACTGGGGGCGCTGTCCCACGAGTTCGGCCGCGACACCGCCGACATCACCGACCGCCAGAACATCCAGTACCACTGGATCCGCATCGAGGACGTCCCCGAGATCTGGGAGCGTCTGGAGGCCGTCGGGCTGCGCACCACCGAGGCCTGCGGCGATGTGCCGCGCGGATTCCTGGGCTCCCCGGTGGCCGGTATCGCCGCCGACGAGATCATCGACCCGACGCCGACCATCCGCGGCATCGTCGACCAGTGGATCGGCAGCCCAGAGTTCTCGAACCTGCCCCGCAAGTTCAAGACCGCGGTCACCGGCCATCCCAGCATCGACATCCCCCACGAGATCAACGACATCTCCTTCGTCGGCGTCGTCCACCCCGAGCTGGGCCCCGGCTACGACGTCTGGGTCGGCGGGGCGCTGGCCACCACCCCCAAGCTCGCCAAGAGGCTCGGCGTGTGGGTCTCCCAGGAGGAGGCACCGGAGGTGTGGCACGGCGTCGTATCGATCTTCCGCGACTACGGCTACCGGCTGCGACGCACCCACGCCCGGCTCAAATTCCTCGTCGAGGACTGGGGGCCCGAGAAGTTCCGCCAGGTGCTGGAGGACGAGTACCTCCACCGCAAGCTCCACGACGGGCCCGCCGCCCACCCGGACGGCTCCCCCGACGACCACATCGGCGTCCACGCCCAGAAGGACGGCAACGTCTACATCGGCTTCGCGCCGACCGTGGGCCGGCTGTCAGGGCCCAAGCTGACCGCCATCGCCGAGGCCGCCGAGAAGGCCGGCTCCCACCGCATCCGGTTGACCCCCTACCAGAAGCTCCTGGTGCTCGACGTCCTTCCCGAGCGCGCCGACGAGCTGGTCGCCGAGCTGCAGCAGCTCGGCCTGCAGGCCCACCCCTCGTCCTTCCGACGGGCCACCATGGCCTGCTCGGGGATCGAGTTCTGCAAGCTGGCCTTCGTGGAGACCAAGGGCCTGGCGGCACGCACGGTCGACGAGCTGGAGAGGCGCTTCGCCGGGGAGACGATCGAGCCGCCGATCACTCTCAACATCAATGGCTGCCCGAACTCCTGCGCCCGCTTCCAGGTGGCCGATATCGGCCTCAAGGGCCAGATCATCAAGGGCGAGTTCGGTTTCCAGGTCCACCTGGGAGGACGCCTGGAGACCGGCCGGCACCTCGACGAGAGCCGGCTGGGACGCACCGTCCGCGGCCTCAAGGTGACCTCCGAGGAGCTCCCCGACTACGTCGAGAGGGTCGTCCGCAGCTTCCTGGCCCACCGCGAGGAGGGTCAGGACTTCGCCCACTGGGCGATCGAGGCCCCCGAGGAGCAGCTGGCCTGA